CAATCTATCAATGCGAAAGATGAACTCTTCGAATGGAGTGCTTTAGACTATGCATTTGCAATCCACCTTGGTATTACAACAAAAGACTTAATGACTGCTGGAGCGGCAGTGAATAGAGACACCTTGTTTCAACAAATCATatcaaatcatttaaaaactttACTGATTGATGCACATTATTATGGAGAGTTGTTACATTCTCGTGAAAACACAAAGAAGATAGCAAATCAGCTACACATTCAATTGGTGGAATATTTGGTCAACGAAAAACATCTTGACGTCTTCTCTCTTCGTGAGGAACTTGATACCATGACAATTCTAGAGTTCTGTACAAAACACAATATGGTCAGTATTGTAAAACTACTTATGAATCAAACAGAACAtcaacgaaatatttcatccgatcAATCGAATCGGTTGTTTCAAATAGCGCTAGACAATAAAGCACATGATACTTTGTTGTATTTCATCGATGAGTGCAATATGAACCTTCCAAATGTAAATGACACTGCTGAACTCATTGCTGCTCTTAAATTCACCATCAGCAAAAACCATAtgaattcattcaaaattatatttcaccATCTTTGCTACCAACTcaatattattgttattgaaaATGTAGAAATTGTCGAGGACATTCATGATCCTAGTAACAACATACCATCGCTCGACAAAGTTGATTATCCAAAGGTTTGTTGCGTACGGATTTCTAATAACGTTCAATTATCGTTACCTGAATACGATGAAAACGATATCCTGCATGAAGGATACCTCGTCGAAGCGCTTCTTGCTAGAGCAGTACATGAGGGAAACATCCAGATAGTCAAATACATTGTTCAGAAGACCAACATGGTCATTACTAATAGACTCATTGTGATGGTCATGAGATTGTTACCGAAAAACGATGAAGTCTGTCATGAGAAATCGATGTCTGCATTCATATATCTACTTGACAAAACAACAGATCGACATACTACCGATGGTGAAGGTCGAAGTCTGCTACATATGACTGCTCAAAATGGTTGCTTCTTCATGCTGCATTGTATGATTACCAAAGGTTGTGATCCTGCAGAGGTAAATACAAGAAACggatggaatgtgtttcacTATGTTGCGTTTAATCAGGATGAAGATCGTTCGGACAAAATATTGGAGTTCCTACTGAAATATTGCGGAATGGATTGGTTTCGTCATTTGGACACGTTGGTCGATtcggacaaaataaaaacatccaatAATGAATCCATCAATACAACGATGAATCCAAACAATGGAAAGAacaataaattgaacaaaaatcgaCATGCCTTGTTGGCAATGTTTGCTATATTCAGGAAAGACGATTTAACTAGTCTTTTGTCCGATAAGGAATCACAAGAAGCTACCCGATGCATGCAGGATGTAGCTCAGGGCAATGAGAAGTCTGACATCATTAAAGGTGTTAAAGGATACAATCCTGAGTTCACTCTTCGAATGTTTGCTGAATATTTCGCGGCATCTTGGATATACAGCAACAAACATCGCATGAAAAGCCAGAGCTTTTTCCGGTCGTGGAAATATTGGAATGGAACGGTTCAGCGAACTCGAAGCTTATTCAATCACATGATAGTAAGAGATAGTGAAGGATGTGATATTCACATGGCTGTAATCAATGAATCAGTACAACAGGTCCGTGCTTtagtttcgaaaaaaaaattttcgtCAACACTCGTGAAGGATTCGGTAGGTCGATTACCACTACACTTGGCAGTTATTTGCCGatcaaaagcaataaaagatCGCCTAATTAAAAACACGCCTCTTCCATCTATTAATGCGAAAGATGAACTCTTCGAATGGAGTGCTTTAGACTATGCATTTGCAAGCGAATATGGTATTACAACAACCGATTTACTGACTGCTGGAGCGGCAGTGAATAGAGACACCTTGTTTCAACAAATCATATCAAATGATATACGCGTTTTACTGAGTAATGCTCATAACTACGGAAAGTGGTTACATGGTCGtgaaaaaacgaagaagattGCAAATCAGCTACACATTCAATTGGTGGAATATTTGCTCAACGAAAAACATCTTGACGTCTTCTCTCTTCGTGAGGAACTTGATACCTTGACAATCCTAGAGTTCTGTACAAAACACAATATGGTCAGTATTGTAAAACTACTTATGAATCAAACAGAACAtcaacgaaatatttcatccgatcAATCGAATTGGTTGTTTCAAATAGCGCTAGACAATAAAGCACATGATACTTTGTTGTATTTCATCGATGAGTGCAATATGAACCTTCCAAATGTAAATGACACTGCTGAACTCATTGCTGCTCTTAAATTCACCATCAGCAAAAACCATAtgaattcattcaaaattatatttcaccAACTTTGCTACCAACTCAATATTATTGTAATTGAAGATGTAGAAATTGTCGAGGACATTCATGATCCTAGTAACAACAACATAGCATCGCTCGACAAAGTTGATTATCCAAAGCTTTGTTGCGTACGGAATTCTAATAACGTTCAATTATCGTTACCTGAATACGACGAAAAAGATATCTTGCATATAGGATACTTCGTCGAAGCGCTTCTTGCTAGAGCAGTACATGAGGGAAACATCCAGATAGTCAAATACATTGTTCAGAAGACCAAAATGGTCATTACTAATAGACTCATTGTGATGGTCATGAGATTGTTACCGAAAAACGATGAAGTCTGTCATGAGAAATCGATGTCTGCATTCATATATCTACTTGACAAAACAACAGATCGACATACTACCGATGGTGAAGGTCGAAGTCTGCTACATATGACTGCTCAAAATGGTTGCTTCTTCATGCTGCATTGTATGATTACCAAAGGTTGTGATCCTGCAGAGGTAAATACAAGAAACggatggaatgtgtttcacTATGTTGCGTTTAATCAGGATGAAGATCGTTCGGACAAAATATTGGAGTTCCTACTGAAATATTGCGGAATGGATTGGTTTCGTCATTTGGACACGTTGGTCGATtcggacaaaataaaaacatccaatAATGAATCCATCAATACAACGATGAATCCAAACAATGGAAAGAacaataaattgaacaaaaatcgaCATGCCTTGTTGGCAATGTTTGCTATATTCAGGAAAGACGATTTAACTAGTCTTTTGTCCGATAAGGAATCACAAGAAGCTACCCGATGCATGCAGGATGTAGCTCAGGGCAATGCGAAGTCTGACATCATTAAAGGTGTTAAAGGATACAATCCTGAGTTCACTCttcgaatatttgctgaaTATTTCGCGGCATCTTGGATATACAGCAACAAACATCGCATGAAAAGCCAGAGCTTTTTCCGGTCGTGGAAATATTGGAATGGAACGGTTCAGCGAACTCGAAGCTTATTCAATCACATGATAGTAAGAGATAGTGAAGGATGTGATATTCACATGGCTGTAATCAATGAATCAGTACAACAGGTCCGTGCTTtagtttcgaaaaaaaaattttcgtCAACACTCGTGAAGGATTCGGTAGGTCGATTACCACTACACTTGGCAGTTATTGGCCGatcaaaagcaataaaagatCGCCTAATTAAAAACACGCCTCTTCCATCTATTAATGCGAAAGATGAACTCTTCGAATGGAGTGCTTTAGACTATGCATTTGCAAGCGGCTATGGTATTACAACAACCGATTTACTGACTGCTGGAGCGGCAGTGAATAGAGACACCTTGTTTCAACAAATCATATCAAATGATATACGCGATTTACTGAGTAATGCTCATAACTATGGAAAGTGGTTACATGGTCGtgaaaaaacgaagaagattGCAAATCAGCTACACATTCAATTGGTGGAATATTTGCTCAACGAAAAACATCTTGACGTCTTCTCTCTTCGTGAGGAACTTGATACCTTGACAATCCTAGAGTTCTGTACAAAACACAATATGGTCAGTATTGTAAAACTACTTATGAATCAAACAGAACatcaatgaaatatttcatccgatcAATCGAATCGGTTGTTTCAAATAGCGCTAGACAATAAAGCACATGATACTTTGTTGTATTTCATCGATGAGTGCAATATGGTCCTTCCAAAAGTAAATGACGCTGTTAAACTCATTGCTGCTCTTAAATTCACCATCAGCAAAAACCACAtgaattcattcaaaattatatttcaccATCTTTGCTACCAACTCAATATTATTGTAATTGAAAATGTAGAAATTGTCGAGGACATTCATGATCCTAGTAACAACATACCATCGCTCGACAAAGTTGATTATCCAAAGGTTTGTTGCGTACGGATTTCTAATAACGTTCAATTATCGTTACCTGAATACGACGAAAACGATATCCTGCATGAAGGATACCTCGTCGAAGCGCTTCTTGCTAGAGCAGTACATGAGGGAAACATCCAGATAGTCAAATACATTGTTCAGAAGACCAACATGGTCATTACTAATAGACTCATTGTGATGGTCATGAGATTGTTACCGAAAGACGATGAAGTCTGTCATGAAAAATCGATGTCTGCATTCATATATCTACTTGACAAAACAACAGATCGGCATACTACCGATGGTGAAGGTCGAAGTCTGCTACATATGACTGCTCAGAATGGTTGCTTCTTCATGCTGCATTGTATGATTGCCAAAGGTTGTGATCCTGCAGAGGTAAATACAAGAAACggatggaatgtgtttcacTATGTTGCGTTTAATCAGGATGAAGATCGTTCGGACAAAATATTGGAGTTCCTACTGAAATATTGCGGAATGGATTGGTTTCGTCATTTGGACACGTTGGTCGATtcggacaaaataaaaacatccaatAATGAATCCATCAATACAACGATGAATCCAAACAATGGAAAGACCAAtatattgaacaaaaatcGACATGCCTTGTTGGCAATGTTTGCTATATTCAGGAAAGACGACTTAACTAGTCTTTTGTCCGATCAGGAACTACAAGAAGCTATCCGATGCATGCAGGATGTAGCTCTGGGCAATGAGAAGTCTGACATCATTAAATGTGTTAAAGGATACAATCCTGAGTTCACTCTTCGCATATTTGCTGAATATTTCGCGGCATCTTGGATATACAGTAACAAACATCGCATGAAAAGCCACAGCTTTTTCCGGTCGTGGAAATATTGGAATGAAGAGGTTCAGCGAACTCGAAGCTTATTCAATCGCATGATAGTAAGAGATAGTGAAGGATGTACTGATTCATTGATTACTGCCATGTGAATATCACAACAGGTCCGTGCTTTAGTTTCGAAGTATCCGTCGTCAACACTCGTGAAGGATTCGGTAGGTCGATTACCGCTACACTTGGCAGTTATTGGCCGATCAAAAGCAATAAATGATTGCCTAATTAAAAACATGTCTCTTCAATCTATCAATGCGAAAGATGAACTCTTCGAATGGAGTGCTTTAGACTATGCATTTGCAATGAAGTACCCCACAACATTCCATAACATTTTATATTATGGAGCGACAGTAAATGTGGACACTTTGCTCCAACAAATACTGTCCAATACTACAAAGGATTTGTTGACTAATGCACATGATTATGGAAAATGGTTACATTCTCatgaaaacaccaaaaaaattgcaaaccaaCTCCATAAACGTGTAGTAGAACACTTGCTCATTGAAAAACACCTCGATATATTTTCCCCTTATGAAGATATCGATTCTATAACTGTGTTGGAGTtctgtacaaaaaataatatggaTGGTTTATTTGAACAATTTGCATTGCGATTGGACTTTCGATGAATGCTTTCAACAGAACAGAGTAATCGTTAATTGCAGAtaacatttcaaaacaatgtcCACCTCGTTTCAGCATACCTGGTCAATGGTTTGACTAGATGATGGTGTAGTTACTACTTTTTTGTAACTCATACTCATACTTTTTAATAATAGTCTCGATATTGTTGATTAACCGTTGTTGTATCTACTTCAATTAGCTGGTCTCCGAATTAATTGTGACATGCCAACTGAAAGATAACTTTTACAACCCTGTATCATACCTGCTATACAATTTAATTTCGATTTataaacagttttaaaacaCACCAGCTATATACCTATTGCAACTTCAGAAATTAAACAACTTCGTTCACTCAAAAACACTAAGAACCCgcattttggtaaaagtttaaaagaaataaaagcaaacaattatgCTGAAGTAGGTAGCAACGCAAACGTCTGCGATTTGCGGCACGAAAGAACTTATAAGTGTTGTGTTACGCTAAGTGTCGCCGACAGGGTCACTCCGTTAGAAGCGCACACCGCGTGGTGCGAGACATTAGAGCTGCATCGGCATTTTGGGTGCAGCGGTTGATCGAGTTTCGCGCCCCATGCCGGTGCCACGGATTTCGCGATGTCAACAATTTGGGTTCTACAATCAATCACAGCCCAAAATGCTGATGCATCGTTGATCGCACGCACCACGCAAACCTTTACCACGGCTTTGCGACAACGACAATTTGGGTGCCGAGTAACGACAAAATAAGCCAGCAACAGGTGGTGCGCGTAGGTTAAACATTATTAATAAGTCAGCAAAAATCTAGTATTTAAGATCgttaattttaatcaataaaCGAGTATGTCTCAAAGTACCCTGGGGTGGACGTTTCAGAAATTAGTGCTCGAGTCGGCGTGAACTGCACCTGTCTCGGGAAGGTTTATTCGAAAGAAATTTCGCATAAATTACAAAACCAAACGCAGCATGACGCTATTGCATCAGCGCTGCGCGACGACGGTTTTTATCGATATGACAAttgtaagtatttttttggtttaataaCCAGGGCATTATTAAGGAATTATTAAGAAGGCGAGTGCGgaaatgggaaatgggaaCGTTGAAATCGAACAGGTGATGGTCTCTGTTAAAAGAAGCGATCAGGATCATTctggccaaaaaccgaaccgggGGTTGGAATATCGCGTCATAACATCGCTCCGCGCCAACGCTAAAGTCTTCGAGCTGcttcccccgtagcaaaaaATTGATAAAGCGGAGCCGCTTAATACCGTTCCTTAAGGCTTAAGGGACGACTTTTTGCTACGCGGGATATCCAATTGTCATTGGTTCAGCCGCTTAAGAGCTTCTAAAGGACGGTATTAAGCGGCGCCGCCTAATACCGATCCTTAAGCCTCAAGGGACGACTTTTTGCTACGGGGGTTATGTACGAGCCGCTTCTCTTTGCTGCATCGAACTACATCAGCGCCGCTCAGCATGGGTTTGTCCCCAAGCGCTCAACTTCTACCAATCTTGTCGAGTTTGTCAGCCTCTGCCACAGGGGCATCGATGCAGCCTGCGCGTTACTTGGCCTGGAGCCTGGACGCGCAAAGACTTTTCGTCGCTGGACTACTTAACAAATGCATCGACTCGCCGGCGCTGCTCTCCGCAATTGACATTTACGCCTCGGCGAGATCGCTCCGTGCTAGAACTATACTTGACGTAGAGGAGCGTCGTACCAGTTTTGGCGCCTCTGATCCGAATTTGAATGCAACGCCGTTCAAATGCAACGCCGTTTgtgatcatttcgaacctgaCTTGTCGTGATTTGTGTTTCTGAATTGTATACGTGAAGTGCGCCCTATTACTTGTTAAATGTTATATAACATAAAAGTTCATCTAACGCTATCAATGTAAACTGTTAAAAAACGCTTGAAGGGGGCCACATACGGTCCGTTGAATTTaactaataaaataacaaattacaaataacaaatatgGATGGGAGGCCTGTCGCGAAGTCTGCGAGAGGGTACATACAGTGGTAAGGAAGATAAAAGGGAAGGAACATCGGATTCGGCGGAAAAGATGCAGGCAATGAAGTAGGATTGCGCTTGCCAATGGCGGGattcaatttctattaaacCCAGCAAACGGCAGcggaaagaataaaaaggtACAGAAACGGAATAACCGTGAAGAAAGCTACGTAATGCGAAGCGCGTAAATTTCCTCTGAACTCTCTCTAATCTCTGCATAGCAGTACCTCCAGCTGGAGGTGGACCGAACTCAGCAACAGTACAGTGTCTTAAGACAAAGAGAATCGCGAATTTCCGAAGCCAAGcgcataatgatgatgatgatgatgatgataagtccCACCTATTTCCCCAACACAGGTTTGAGAAGGACGGAATTACCGCATAGATAATTCTATATTCCAAGACAGCCGGAGAGCAGGTTTCCCGAAAGAGCTGACACAACATTTAGGTGGACAGAGCACCAACCCATTATACAAACACCACAGAgagaaattgtttacaaaactcTGGAGAGATCGACAATCGGAGGACAAAGAGCATTGATGCAGTCATTGATAAAAAGGGAGAGAAGGATAGGACTAAGTGCACTTCCCTGAGGGACACCAGACAAGCCCACAAATGACGAAGAAAAGGAGTTGTCCAATCTAACTGTATAAGATCGATTTGAGAGAAAGGATCCCAACCAAGATAGAATTGGACTTCCAATCCcaagttttgctaaaagtaGAATATGGTGCAAACTATCGAATGCTGCTTTAAAGTCGGTATAAATTACATCTACTTTACTTTTACGGACGATGTTGGACatcacaaaagaaagaaaacacataagATTTGTCAAAGAAGAACGTTTAGGCTTAAAGCCATGCTGGTGAGGAGAAATGTACTCAGTCACTATAGGAAGGATATAAGATTGGACGATGGATTCACAGAGTTTAGACATAGCACAAAGGATTGCGACACCATGAAAATTGGACGCGACTTAACAATTTACCTTTTTCAAAATAGGACATATCCAGGAAGTTTTCCAAATAGATGGAAAACTACCCTCACGAAACGATCTTGAGAACAGACGAAGCAAAATTGGGACAAAAAAGGCACTTCATTTCTTTAGGACACATGATGGTATTTCTGGTCctggtgcaaaagaaaatttcaattttgttaGGGCTTTTAGTTccatttcttcatttaattCGACTGTTTTGCAACTAAAAACGTTGTTAGGTGTGAAGAACAAGCTTCCGAAGAGAAACACTGTACTGCCGCATGGATCAACGAACACGCCCGAAACATGCCTAGCGAACAGTTCCCAGCAGCCAGATGGTGTATCAGCCACGTCATTGCCCAGGGAAATAGTGGAGGGGATGCCGTTGGTTTTGCAACGAGCATTGGCATAACGCCAAAATGATAGAGGGTCACTGGAAAATCTAAACTGAAGGCGTGCTAagttttatattctttttctttcgtcaCGTATTAGAAGACGTTAAACACGACACGGACATTTAAGACAATTAACAACTATATATATTACACACGTTACGATACATTTGGACGCGCACGCCTCGGTTCGGTCTAAACACGCTCTTCGATCTTTTCGCGCCGGAGCCCTAACCTGAAGTGACCCTTCGCTCGCGAACCCTGACCTCTCGGTAGATCTCAATAACACATCAACCACTGACCGTTTCTGTCAGTGGTGAGTTTAGGTGACAGATCTACCGAGGAAAGGTTGGACCATAACACTAAGTATGACTTATAGTATGCCCTGTTATAGACACGGTATGCAGTCGAAGCGTATTTATAGACTCGTCTTAGACACCTGTTCGACCACAACAGGAAAAGGGCAGCAAGAGGCGAAGGATGAAAGGATAACTGTTAGAACTCGATAAGGTAAACCCTGCAACTGGGCGAAAAGTAGAAAAGATCCGATGGACCGTGTACTGCACGGATGAAAGGTGCGTGGCACTCAGAGTGCGTAGCCGAGCGCGGCTAAGTATGCGTGCAGTACAGCTAGGGATACGGGAGCGAACAGAGCCAAGGCagaccttttttttagttttgttaaataaagcgAAAACTACGAAAActacattttttattgcgctCCGCGTGCCTACAATAACATTGTTCAGTTGAGTCACGGCGTCGTCAATTGTTGCAGCAGATTCGATGAAGTTAAAGTCCGAGTTAGCTACGATTCGTTCGAAAGTAGGGTAGTCAAGTCTACGAAAATTATAACGTCTGATTCTGTTCATGCCAGGATTTCGATGAATGTGTCTGGTTGGAGCCGGTAAGATCGATGGGATTGACAAGGTAAATTCAAGTCCAGGGTGGTATTTGTCCAGTTTAAGCAGCGGTGTAGATGATTCCCAAACATCAGAGCAGGACGATATTGAGCCAAATTCTCTGAATGAAACTGCACTGAACGAGTTTATCAGTTGCACTACACAATATGTCTCTCAATATCGCTGCACAAGTAGTATGAaagtgaatattttaattgtttcacaAACCTTAGCCTTGCATCAGTATCAGTGTCTATTTTTGAACAGTGCTTCATCTAAATTTAAAGAGAATGTCTATGATGTCCTTGTTGAATTAACGGAATTCATTACTGCTGTTGGCCTCTCTACTGAATACATTATCACGATACTTGGTCAATTGGGAAGAGAAGTTCTTCGAGCTGTTAAGAATCTCGCAAGGACacgtgaaattaaaattattataatagaGGAACCAGCCGAAGAAGACCCATCTGAAGATTGTTCATTCGTTCGTGATCTTACC
The DNA window shown above is from Anopheles funestus chromosome 3RL, idAnoFuneDA-416_04, whole genome shotgun sequence and carries:
- the LOC125767242 gene encoding uncharacterized protein LOC125767242, whose translation is MVITNRLIVMVMRLLPKDDEVCHEKSMSAFIYLLDKTTDRHTTDGEGRSLLHMTAQNGCFFMLHCMIAKGCDPAEVNTRNGWNVFHYVAFNQDEDRSDKILEFLLKYCGMDWFRHLDTLVDSDKIKTSNNESINTTMNPNNGKTNILNKNRHALLAMFAIFRKDDLTSLLSDQELQEAIRCMQDVALGNEKSDIIK
- the LOC125767195 gene encoding uncharacterized protein LOC125767195 isoform X7, whose amino-acid sequence is MNSFKIIFHQLCYQLNIIVIEDEEIVEDIHDPSNNNIPSLDKVDYPKVCCVRSSNNVQLSLPEYDENDILHEGYLVEALLARAVHEGNIQIVKYIVQKTSMVITNRLIVMVMRLLPKDDEVCHEKSMSAFIYLLDKTTDRHTTDDEGRSLLHMTAQNGCFFMLHCMIAKGCDPAEVNTRNGWNVFHYVAFNQDEDRSDKILEFLLKYCGMDWFRHLDTLVDSDKIKTSNNESINTTMNPNNGKNNKLNKNRHALLAMFAIFRKDDLTSLLSDKESQEATRCMQDVAQGNAKSDIIKGVKGYNPEFTLRIFAEYFAASWIYSNKHRMKSQSFFRSWKYWNGTVQRTRSLFNHMIVRDSEGCDIHMAVINESVQQVRALVSKKKFSSTLVKDSVGRLPLHLAVIGRSKAIKDRLIKNTPLPSINAKDELFEWSALDYAFASGYGITTTDLLTAGAAVNRDTLFQQIISNDIRDLLSNAHNYGKWLHGREKTKKIANQLHIQLVEYLLNEKHLDVFSLREELDTLTILEFCTKHNMVSIVKLLMNQTEHQ